In Parasphingorhabdus halotolerans, a single window of DNA contains:
- a CDS encoding MAPEG family protein: MDTAILAPAALLVLWSLIMLFWMAATRLPAAKSLGIDITAKPGGRGPDIDPNMPDKVAWKSHNYTHLMEQPTLFYATVIILALAEAGSGLNLWLAWAYVVLRIIHSIWQATINLVNVRFMLFLASTICLMVMAVNAIWATLF, encoded by the coding sequence ATGGATACCGCGATACTGGCGCCGGCGGCGCTATTGGTCTTATGGTCGTTGATCATGCTGTTCTGGATGGCTGCAACCCGTCTACCCGCAGCCAAAAGTCTGGGAATCGATATTACGGCAAAACCAGGAGGGCGCGGCCCGGACATTGACCCGAATATGCCGGATAAAGTCGCCTGGAAATCCCATAATTATACCCACCTGATGGAACAACCAACGCTGTTTTATGCGACCGTCATAATATTGGCTCTCGCGGAAGCAGGCAGCGGGCTCAATCTTTGGCTGGCGTGGGCCTATGTTGTGCTGCGCATTATCCACAGCATCTGGCAAGCCACGATAAATCTGGTCAACGTTCGTTTCATGCTGTTCCTGGCATCAACAATTTGCCTGATGGTCATGGCAGTCAACGCCATTTGGGCGACATTGTTTTGA
- a CDS encoding MAPEG family protein produces the protein MENSPILQPVVALIIWTMVMWIWMYATRLPAMSKAEGLDAANMVGGKGSDLDNVLPANVQWKAHNYNHLLEQPTLFYAVCIVLALVGAGDGLNSVLAWAYVGLRVVHSLVQATVNRVVIRFGIFALSSLCLMALALHAAIAVFH, from the coding sequence ATGGAAAATAGTCCGATTTTACAACCGGTCGTGGCACTCATCATCTGGACTATGGTCATGTGGATATGGATGTATGCCACGCGACTCCCGGCCATGAGCAAAGCGGAAGGGCTGGATGCGGCGAATATGGTCGGCGGAAAAGGTTCCGATCTCGACAATGTCTTGCCTGCCAACGTCCAGTGGAAAGCGCATAATTACAATCACTTGCTGGAACAACCAACGCTATTTTACGCGGTTTGCATCGTGCTTGCGTTGGTCGGTGCCGGTGATGGACTCAACTCGGTTTTGGCTTGGGCTTATGTTGGACTGCGGGTTGTCCATAGTCTGGTGCAGGCCACAGTGAATCGCGTCGTCATCCGGTTCGGGATATTCGCGCTATCCAGCTTGTGCCTGATGGCGCTTGCGCTGCATGCTGCCATTGCTGTGTTTCACTAA